DNA sequence from the Liolophura sinensis isolate JHLJ2023 chromosome 1, CUHK_Ljap_v2, whole genome shotgun sequence genome:
TGTATACCCCCcgacacacacaaacaaactaCGCTCACTTTTAGTTATCGTCTCTGGGCTTACAATGTAAAATTTGTAATAACTAGATCTACAATATTTCATGTCACCACCTTCGCTCTGGCCAAGTCATACCACATTCCATTTAGGCTACTTTTCTTTGAGTAGTGACAGAGTTCTGCTGCCTCGCACCTTACCGTGTGTCTCCATCAGTCCTGTACAAATATGTACCGCTATGCTACAATTTCAGCTCCTTCACCTTCATGCCTTAGCAGCCTACATACTCCTTACCATCACTAGTAAATGTTGTAAAGAAACCTTGAACACTGGGTTCACGGTGATTAGGCAGGAGGTGATGTCAGAagacacaaacaatccgtctcaacctttgcctctaacaatactttaacatgtgcattctctttatctagagtatgtacaacatgattctaatcaaatcctaaaacaattttattgatgaattttGATTGAATAGTTCAGCGAGAGAACACATGTGAtaaggctaagcctaaacacgGCTACGTGCATCACAAGCTCAAAAGGTCAAGCTTGCCTAGTGGTGGAattgatgtaaagcgaaaagTAGAGAGCAacgcatgtgctgtaaggagtatgagcAGCCTGCCAGCCTCAAGGATCATCGCCCCACGTTAAAACTAAACCAATCTGTAATGGCGACTGCTTGCTCTTTATATCCTATGACATGTGAGTTTCTGACTTACTAAGCATTTTGGCCCTGTTTAAAATTGTGCAAATGTGAATTTTGACCAGACAGGTGGACTACTTTTTTGTCTGGTAGTTTACATGTGTGGCCGTGAAATATTGCAGCAGTTGTAGTCTTCAAAATGGATTTTGTTGCGATGGCAAATGTGTGACTTTGATGGGAAGTCTCCACACACTGTTTACGCTACAGTCGCCGGTACATATTTCGTGTTAACATGGGTTGATGGCCTTTGAGGCCGGAGGGTTGCTAAGGAATATAGGTGAGGCCATTGAAATTGTAACATGCATATTTGTGCAGCACTGTATTTTTGCACGAGGCACACAATAAAAACTCTGCCACTACTCCAAGAAGAATGGAATATGCTATGATTCCACCTGAGCACAAGCGAATGTGGAGACTCTCAAACAACAAAGGTTtacttacattttttaaaaaaaacaagctttaGTTTAGATCTATTACTGCTATGAAGTCATCCATGTCATACCTTCCAAGCTCACTCAGCCTGCCATCTTCCAACTGACTGACATGCATATAGTTTCTCTAAGATGTCCAGCCAAAAAGCTAACAGTTACACACACGTGCAGAAGTGAGAAGATGGCGGGAGTGATTGATGAATGTACAAACCATGGATACCTTCATGGCAgtgatacatttatattaagGTGCATACTATAGTATGGAAATTTAGTAGCGGCCCAAAAAGTGGGTCTTAAGTCGGTATATTTTATTTGCATATGACCTTGTTGGCCTGAAATTTTGAGGTGATGAGCTGCCTGAGCTCGCTACAAGCATTGAGAATTATCATCTCTGGTCTCTTATATTTGGTACATCCTTCAAGAGGAAAGAATAAGTCACTCAGGATCAGAATGGGGGAGTGTGTAATGTGCTTttaatgtcaaaaattttatcagtatacCAAACCTTTCATACAGGGTCCGGCATACCATGCTGGCAACCCAAGTGCACAAACAAGAACCAATTAAAGATATGCTTTTTTCCTTAAAGAAAAATGCTAATATATGTAGTTGACCACTGTTGTTGTGATATGCTTTTCAGTTTGATCCAGCAGGCATTAATAATGCTGTCACCAAAAGAAGCTTGGGAAACCGTTGAAGCATTAACAGAAGTCCTTGACAATGATGAAACAGAAATTAAATTGTTTCAAGAAGCACTTGAACTGCAGCAAAAAATTCAAGAAATCATCCAGAAACAGCAAGCTCTTATGAAGCGTGACATAAATAGTAAGACAACCTGTTCATTtcattatgtttgtgtgtagaaataaatttaaaaaacctTATTCACCACTGTAATtcttggcatacatgtatgaggcaTTTGCTTTACTAATTTGGTTAGTTTGCTCTTTTacattgattattttttttatcttgttgtAACTATTTCAAAGgcaaatgtttgaaattagTGATTGATTTATAGCTAATATTTTTACTAATTCTGATTCATCTGCTCCCTAGCATTATGCTCAATGGTGGAAGAACAAAAGGAAAAGATGGCAAATGATGCTGATAGACAGGAATACCATCAAAAAGAGAAGGATATAAAGTCACAGATGGACAAGATGAAGCAGCTGAAAACACAAGTGCAACAGGAATGCCAGTCTGTTCAGGAGGAGCTAACCAGGTGTCAGAGAGAGGAGAGCAAGCTGGTGGAGGAGAAGGAGGCAGAGGAGAACAAGACCACAAAGGTGTTACCTAATATAAGGTCAGTTATCAGGAGTTACCAAATATCAGGTCAGTTTTGTCAGGATTTAACAAACATCAGATCCGATATCAGGGAATATAAAGTCAGTTATGAGTGAGTTTGCTAACGTCAGGTCAGTGATCAGGGAGTTAACTCCAGGTCAGTTGTCATGGAGTTAGCTAACATCAGGTCAGTTATCAGGGAGTTAACTAACGCTAGGTCAGTTATCAGAGAGTTAGCTAACGCCAGCTCAGTTATCAGGGAGTTAGATAATGCCAGGTCAGTTATCAGGGAGTTAGCTAACGCCAGGTCAATTATCAGTGAGTTAGCTAATGCCAGGTCAGTTATCAGGAAGTAAGCTAACGGCAGATCAGAATAGAGGGAGGCAGAGGAGAACAATACCACAAAGGTGTTACTATTTATTGCCAGTGCTTATCCTGGTGGTTTAACTTCAGGACATTTAGTGAGTTTGTGTCTAACATTGGGTTAGTTAACAAAGAGTTACCTTACTACACCAGCTTTATACAGGTAGTTAAAAATACTTATTGATAGGTTTATAGTTATCAGGGACCAGTTATTAGGTTACTTGccacaaaattatttaacatGAGGCCATTACCTTACGTAAGCATATTTATTGCCAATGTTTGTCCGAGGGATTTAACTTCAGACCCTTTAGTGAATTTGTGTCTAACATTAGGTTAGTTAACAAGGAGTTACCTTAGTACACCAATTTTATAGTTGTCATTAGTTACTTACTCATAGGTTTGAAGTTACAAAAATGCCAGGTCACTTGTCCCAAAATTACCTAACATCAGGTCATTTATCAGGGTTTTTGTAACCTCACATTGCTTAATGACCAGAGTGTTACCTAATATATGTTGACTAGcattataataattaatatatgaaGTGATTTTATGTAACATCACACCAGTTATTAacgagttacatgtacctactgaaACTAGGCTTCTTAATCGGCGTTAGTTACCAGGACAATGCTGAACTAGGACTTTCACATGAACTGTGAACTGTAAGGGCTATTTATGTCAACTAATGTGAAAgtgattgtttttctttgtaacaGCTGCAGTTTGGATGAGCAGTAACCTACAGTCTGTTGTTCCCTGACTTCGTTGACATCTGTTACATACATGGAAGTGAATTAATACCATACCAGTACAAATGATATAATTGTCACACTCCCCTACCCCAACCCCCGCAcctcaaataaaaaataaaaaaaaacatgtcgtaattgtatttttttttctgtttgattttcattAGATATGACCttaacatgtataacatgatCTGTCGGATTCGCTGGAAGTACGACTGTGGCCCGGATGAAGTCAGTGGATGTATCCTTGCTACCGTTGTTTGCCTTACCTCAGTGCCTACCGTTGTTTGTCTTACCTCAATGTCTACCGTTGTTTGTCTTACCTCAATGCCTACTGTTGTTTGTCTTACCTCAATGTCTACCGTTGTTTGTCTTACCTCAATGCCTACCGTTGTTTGTCTTACCTCAATGTCTACCGTTGTTTGTCTTACCTCAGTGCCTACCGTTGTTTGTCTTACCTCAATGTCTACTGTTGTTTGTCTTACCTCAATGTCTACCGTTGTTTGTCTTACCTCAGTGCCTACCGTTGTTTGTCTTACCTCAATGTCTACCGTTGTTTGTCTTACCTCAATGCCTACCGTTGTTTGTCTTACCTCAATGTCTACCGTTGTTTGTCTTACCTCAATGCCTACTGTTGTTCGTCTTACCTCAATGCCTACTGTTGTGTGTCTTACCTCAATGCCTGCTGTTGTTTGTCGTTGTTTGTCTTACCTCAATGCCTGCTGTTGTTTGTCTTACCTCAATGCCTGCTTGTGTTTATTAAAATGggaattttattgatttcttaCAAGTATGTGTTACATCAAAACTCTATTTACCAGAAGATAGCAATAGACCATTCAGACATTTCCTGTGGAGCTTTCTTGTGAAAGAGCTGAACAACACCATCCACCTCATGTCAGGCTCAACATTTATCAGGTTCTGATATCAATTTTCTGTGATGACCGAAATTTTTAGAAATTCTGAATTTGTTCAGTAAACATTTGTCTCAGAATTCACATTCAGTAATTGGTATTGATGTACAGTTTCTCTTCATTGCATCTGCTTTCCTTTAACTGTGTGAAAAAAGATTTGTTATAGTATTGCACCAATAATTCCCAACTTGTATCATGCAGTATGATTCATTGAAAGACTTCCACAATCTCACATCAGTGAAGTTATTTGAGGGCAGTGGCAATTAACTTTCCTCGTAGTGGCTGGCTCCTTCTCTGAAGTGTCCCTCTAGCCACATGATGAATCTTTGACTAATAACATTGTTTGATCTAATCCAGCTATGGCTTGAGCCCAAGGGTTGTCTTCTGCTGGTGAGTGGTGTTTATTTCTTAGTCTCCTTTGTTTTCTCCATAATCTGAACCTTTAAATATATAACGTATAAGTGAATCTGCCTTCAGTGCTTGATTGCTGTATTTGCCCTCAAAATTGCCCTGAAAAAGAATGTCATAAAAGTATTGCATTTGTTGTTGAAGTTaaattttcccagtaggatttTATCCTACTATACTtgccaaaaaatataaaataaaataaattaaaaagaagAAACAGTATGATGGGGAATGAGTCACTTTGTCTGACATGATCAAAATTGTGGGTTAAAATGCAGTGTATGGGGGCCTTAAGTGATTTCAGTGCTTGTGGGTGTTCTTGAAGACAACTCCAACGTTGCGTGCATGTTCTGAACAAGGGGTTAACAgagttttcatttagaattggagaagGAGGTCAGATTTCAAAAGTAGGCGggtgaattgaaagtaattatgtcacagtTACTTCTGATTTAAATactaagaatattcaaagtaagCGGCTATGaggacagctgtctgcagcctgctacttgccgTTTttggacagcagtagacagctgtctgcagcttGACACTTGCCCTTTttggacggcagtagacagttgtctgcagcctgctacttgccctttttggaCAGCAGttgacagctgtctgcagcctgttACTTGCCCTTTTTGGACACCAggagacagctgtctgcagcctgccaCTTGCCCATTTTGGATGGCAGTACACAGATggctgcagcctgctacttgccctttaTGAACACCATGGGTTAAACAACAACGCaataaaataaacctcaaacacAAATAAGACAGATGAACTATATACCATGACCATACAGTTTATTTCTGATGTTCCCCACTATTGTGCTACTTCAGTTTTTGTGCAGATCATGCTTGTATTGAAAACTTTCCTTGACCTCAGATACAGATGTTTGCAACAAGAAAGAAGTGAAGCCGTTTACACTAAGCACCAAGCAGAACTCACAGTTTTTTATCACAAACTATCTCTGGGACTTGATAGAAGACGGTGTTGAAATCTGGTGAATTGTGGCTGCTTCTGTTGCACACAAAAGAACTTGTGTAGgttcatttttaaaatacataagATATTTTAATTGTATGTTTGCACGGCAGCTGCTCAAAAGTTAATGTGAGGCATGTGCATACATTGACATAATGAAGGAATGGCAAATATCACCCACTCTTGGGTGCCTTAAACTGGAGGAATATGTGGATTCAGAAATGACttcaatatttttataaatttttccTCGGTAAAAGAGAAATTGAGGTATAGTCCACCTGTCAGTAAATTTGACTTAGtgttctgttttaaaattctgacgaGTGTCAAGAATGAAATGTCTGTGTCAGCCCATCTCTACTTGAGTCCATTtcactggtgtacatgtagatcgaCTACGGAGGAGGAATGATGTATTTCTGGTAATGGCCGATATTTATCTATATCACCTGCAACTcatcacattttaatacatgtattttatgagtAAGTAGATGTAACTTCTTACAAAGTTAGTGTGACTGTGTCTCGCATTTTGAGCTCAATGGTATTCTGCTACCCACaataaaatttcaacaaatcTCTATAAAATTGGACTGATTAGTGTAAATTATTGGTGACAGCAGACCTAATTTGGGACCTTTGTGGCATACTGGTTAGCATGCTTGCAgtacaataacccaggagcctttcacaaAAGCAAAGCGAGTTcatttccagctcatgctgttttccCTCTCATACTAACCAGAGTCGTATAACCATTGGTATGTCACAGATGAGGACTAGTCCAAGACCATGGAGGTACCGTGTTCAAATCTAGATCCGGCTGGTTTGTCTGCAGCTTTAACTCAGCATTGATGGTGGTTTTGTTTGCTCTTCAAGTTTTGTTTAATAGTTATCTATAAACCACACTGTCATTATTCTGAAATGTCCATGAATAGGCCAAGAAACATCTATCAAATCCATCCTTGTGGGAAGCTTCTTATGTTTCAGTGACCGCTCTTATCTGGAGGTCCCATTCACATTACTGATGAGCAAAATGAAAGGTGCGTGTGTTTTGGTTGAATTTAATTCATGGAAGAATAAATTTGATTCTGCAAGGGGTGGTATAAGAGGTCCTTCCATAATAGCATGCTTACACTTTTTACTGACATGACCTTTATGAAAAGAGGAATCGGAATTGATTCAGTGTTGGCATTCATGGTTGAGATGCTAAGCATGGTTACATCAGGAAAACAGGACATAGCCTACGCGATCTGCATGGTTAGAGACCCTTTTTACACAGCTGTCGCAACACTACGCCAACGgaatttaccatggtgacgtctGTCACTTCACTATACGTTGTCACTGAAAATATCCCAGGCGCAATTTGCTACTTTTTCGTAAGAAAAACCTCAGGAGACCTTCACTGAGATATCCCTGGTAAATGTCGCCATCAGTTGTCCTGTTACAGagatatcatacagatacttgAATCCAGCCTAGCTGAAATACTCGAACATATTTACAAACATCTGGGGCGTTAATGATCAGGTCATACTGGTACAATAGTCCTATATGTTTCCGCTTTAAAACCGTGTACCGATATACCCCCATCAACAGGAGTCCAAAGGAAGTTTAGTTATGCAACGCCAGCATACTGTTTCTAACTAATTAACACTTATGCCTACTTCTAAAATTGGATTTGTAAGCTTAAGCACATGATCCACGGACTACTATAGTCACGTGTAACTTTAATGCCCCTAGAGTAGGCGTAATTACTTTTTAGCCTATAGGAGATGAAAACTCGCTTCAATATAGCCTACGTCTGTGAGAAATAAAATTACAGGCCAGCAAATACTAAAGACGCAAGggctatatatatgttaattttCAAGTTTGACCCAAAACGTATTACTCAATAAGTCGTTATTTCTTCAACGTTATAGGCGAGTTGTCATGTgatcttaaaggagaagaaaatttaaatatcaatcaaataccattgaaaagagtatgcttttcctcgcaggtgcatgcagtaaaaaattctaatgtgtacctcaagttgataaattataaataaagtaagcgacaaaatccgctgtgggcgactccattttgcctaagaattagtcctgaagtcttctgtgttaggaggagaaacCGCCGAAGttcagttcgtacatttccggtagaactcgtTTTCCCAGACGGTAGCGAACTGTAGAGTTCGTTTTCctcttgacgatcgggaaacgggaatgttggacataggttccgagtttacacgaacaagccggcagttttaacgactctcattggctgagaggcaacacacgcccagcataaattacagggtgctaaagatggaggacgccatggactcagcgatttatgccaactttgccgttttcaggctttacgtgtatggcgaggaacaTGACagaattatgcagcaggcaccactcgttagaaaaaaaatgtcctctTTTCAGCCTTTAGTATCATATATTTACGTTTTCTTCTCCAGTCACAAATTACTGGATCGTTATCAGGGTGCAAGATAGGTAAAACTTGCGAGTGCTAAATTTTAAGCAAATTAAACGAACCAGCTGCCATTTATTGCCATACGGGGTGACCCATTTAATGAGCTCTCTGCTATCATGATCATCACTGCTTAACGTTCAAAGGGGCACAACTCTCAATTACAGTTTTAGGCGTAGGCCTTCTTTGTGTATAATGTCTGTCCCGTCTGCACGAAGACCTCCAGCCACTTTTTACTGTGTATCTTCTGTATTTCtatgtcttcattttttttgtacccATTCTAAAGTTCGTTTGAAATATGAGCAGCGCTTTGTCGCGTTCCTCACAGTCATACATATGAAATCAAAAATAATATCTGCCTCAAATAAAAGCAACAGAGAACTTGTGTCCAGAAATACTTTAAATTCGGTTTTTCTTACCGAGAAATTCCACAAAAGCAATTATTTTCTTAGGTATAGGTTATTGAGACCATGTTATCCAAAggattttcacattattttaagCACCTGAAAGCTCAGTGAAACTTATTAAAACGTTCCCAAGGTAAAGTCAGCGATGATGAGAGATTATTTCACAGGGCAGAATTGTCAAGCTGTTTCGTAGAGGGAGGACATTCTTGTGAAGAAAGTGAAGTGGCCCCACGTGTCTTCGATGTTGTTCGAATAGGCTGTCGTATATTTTTTGTCAGCGCCTTTCGGGGAAGGCGGACAGTTTTGCCTGGCGCTGTATATGACACTAACTTCCTCACATCGTTTATCTTCACAGGCAACTGAGCGACGTGCCTTTTTACATGGCGAAGGGCGATGGAGTTTCTGGGGACTatttctgtatatgtatatacgacTGCTTTAGACGTATCTGTATATGCTGTGTTATACGCCCTGTTGAACGTTTGCCATTTCACTTTGTTATGCGATTCAAAATGACTGTTTTACTTCGTATAATACGAGCTTATTAGTTCCATACTTACAAGGCAAATTGTTTTGTGCATTAAAAACTTCTCTTACCATTGATTGACAAGATCATCATTAAATCTAAACTCTAAGGACATTTGCAAAGTCCTCTTACTGTCAGAGTGTTGGCTTTAAACAGATTTGTTTCTTCGTGATTAGTTTGTGAGTAATCACATAGCAGCAATCCTGCCATTTGTCGTTGCAGAATCTTCGGGGGAGGGGGTGAGGGCAACGtttttgtgtgtgcatgtaatCCTATCCGATGTGGGTATCGTTCAGGTTGTACTTTGTCTCATCCAGTCACGATCTCATAATGTACACTTACTGTGGgaaaaaatgaaaggaaaacgCCAGTCAACATAGTGTATCTGTGTTTATTGGTAGTTAGAATTATTTGTATCACAGTCCAAGTAGGCTTGTTATGTTTCGCAAATATGTGTAGAGTTGATCAGAAAGCTTAGACCACGTAGCCTTATGCCTAGATCTGAAATATGTTTCATTCTTCTCAgcttaactttcagaaatacaatgtTAATGTGGAAGCCAAGCTGGGAACATGACCAACCGATCTAGCTAGCCTATGCGGATTATAGCTTATTACCATCCTTAAATGCTACACATCTGATTTCactttacattttcacaaatttctaaattttcaaATGTGCAAAAAACTGTTCGCATTGTTACAGTAATTCACGTGAAATAGTTCGAATAATCTGAAAACACTAATTTCTATGATTAGCTATTTTAGGTCATCTGTTACACCTGCCATGAGCACATCCCATATCTCAAGATCATGCTAACCTGTAACATTACTCTGATATATACGTATATGAAGGTACCGTTAGTTATTTCTTGTCGACTGCCGCCCCGTAAGTGGATTGGCCCTGCTCGGCTTTCACCAACTCCGTCTTGTCTTCCGCTTTGTCTCCGTCGCCGGTCTTACCGGCTACCCAGCGCAAGAGGCGCACCGGCAATCTAAGTATCCATAGAACAGCGTCAACCAAAGCCTGAAGACACGGCGCGAAGCACGGACACAAGCACTTCACTGAAAACATAAGGGGCAACACGTATGGTAAGATTTTAAATACGAGTTTGACATCGCCATATAAATTAGCTAGAGACGCTACTCTTTAGCAATTGTTTTATACCCTGGTTCCCAAACTGTGTGTAGCTGGATGTAAAAGTACCGGTACTGTTTTACCAATGATGTGTATACGTAAGATGTATAGGTTCAAAACTACCCGTGAAACCATTGGAGTGGATTTGATCATTTCACCTTCATAATAACGGATTtgtagttttcagttttaactgGCTCACGAAAATAATCGTGATAAAGAGAACAGTTTACTTCCAAACAAGTTATATCGTAAGgctaaaattttacacaaattacAATCGAAGTAGAGGAGGGAGGGGTTACAGCTTCTGGCGGAGTCTCTCTTTTTTCCCTTGATGAaggtacaggttcaaatccagatctaGCTCTCCGTTGAGACGAATAGCTTCTGGTGGACTCCGTAACCCTTAATGGGGTCATATAAGCTCGAATTCAGCTCTAGCCGTGAATGGAGAAAAACAGCTCCAGGTGGAGGCTCCTTAGCCTTACTAAGGTGACAgtctcgaatccagctctggctctTTCTGCTTTAAGTGAGGATTCCACCAGgatctatccggtttcctccaaaaataatgctggccggcgtcgtataagtgaaatattcttgagtacggcacaaaacaccaat
Encoded proteins:
- the LOC135461688 gene encoding kinetochore protein spc24-like isoform X1; translation: MYLIQQALIMLSPKEAWETVEALTEVLDNDETEIKLFQEALELQQKIQEIIQKQQALMKRDINTLCSMVEEQKEKMANDADRQEYHQKEKDIKSQMDKMKQLKTQVQQECQSVQEELTRCQREESKLVEEKEAEENKTTKVLPNIRYDLNMYNMICRIRWKYDCGPDEVSGYVCNKKEVKPFTLSTKQNSQFFITNYLWDLIEDGVEIW
- the LOC135461688 gene encoding kinetochore protein spc24-like isoform X2, which gives rise to MLSPKEAWETVEALTEVLDNDETEIKLFQEALELQQKIQEIIQKQQALMKRDINTLCSMVEEQKEKMANDADRQEYHQKEKDIKSQMDKMKQLKTQVQQECQSVQEELTRCQREESKLVEEKEAEENKTTKVLPNIRYDLNMYNMICRIRWKYDCGPDEVSGYVCNKKEVKPFTLSTKQNSQFFITNYLWDLIEDGVEIW